In one window of Defluviimonas sp. SAOS-178_SWC DNA:
- the hutU gene encoding urocanate hydratase — MTNPRHNTRDIYPDTGAEITAKSWLTEAPMRMLMNNLHPDVAENPHELVVYGGIGRAARTWKDFDTIVASLKELEDDQTLLVQSGKPVGVFRTHKDAPRVLIANSNLVPHWANWDHFNELDKKGLAMYGQMTAGSWIYIGSQGIVQGTYETFVEAGRQHYDGHLTGRWILTGGLGGMGGAQPLAAVMAGACCLAVECDETRADFRLRTRYVDEKTHSLDEALEMIERWTKAGEAKSVALIGNAADVFPELVKRGVRPDIVTDQTSAHDPIHGYLPQGWTVAQWREKQESDPKAVEKAARASMKVHVAAMVDFWNAGVPTLDYGNNIRQVALEEGLENAFAFPGFVPAYIRPLFCKGIGPFRWCALSGDPEDIYKTDAKVKELVNDPHLHNWLDMARERISFQGLPARICWVGLGVRHKLGLAFNEMVRNGELKAPVVIGRDHLDSGSVASPNRETEAMKDGSDAVSDWPLLNALLNTASGATWVSLHHGGGVGMGFSQHSGMVICCDGTEDADRRIANVLWNDPATGVMRHADAGYDIAKDCAREHGLNLPGIL, encoded by the coding sequence CCGACGTCGCCGAGAACCCGCATGAGCTGGTGGTCTATGGCGGCATCGGCCGGGCGGCGCGGACATGGAAAGACTTCGACACGATCGTCGCCAGCCTCAAGGAGCTGGAAGACGACCAGACCCTGTTGGTGCAATCGGGCAAGCCCGTCGGCGTGTTCCGCACCCACAAGGATGCGCCACGTGTGCTGATCGCCAATTCCAACCTCGTGCCGCATTGGGCCAACTGGGACCATTTCAACGAACTCGATAAGAAGGGTCTGGCGATGTATGGCCAGATGACCGCCGGGTCGTGGATCTATATCGGCAGCCAGGGCATCGTGCAGGGCACCTACGAGACCTTCGTGGAAGCGGGCCGCCAGCACTATGACGGCCACCTCACGGGCCGCTGGATCCTGACCGGCGGGCTTGGCGGCATGGGCGGCGCGCAGCCGCTGGCGGCGGTGATGGCCGGGGCCTGCTGTCTGGCCGTGGAATGCGACGAAACCCGCGCCGATTTCCGCCTGCGCACCCGCTATGTCGACGAAAAGACCCATAGTCTGGACGAGGCGCTGGAGATGATCGAACGCTGGACCAAGGCGGGCGAGGCGAAATCGGTGGCCCTGATCGGCAACGCGGCGGATGTCTTTCCCGAACTGGTGAAGCGCGGCGTGCGCCCCGATATCGTGACAGACCAGACCTCCGCCCACGACCCGATCCACGGCTACCTGCCGCAGGGCTGGACGGTCGCCCAATGGCGCGAGAAGCAGGAAAGCGACCCGAAAGCGGTGGAGAAGGCCGCGCGCGCCTCGATGAAGGTGCATGTGGCGGCCATGGTCGATTTCTGGAATGCCGGCGTTCCGACGCTCGATTACGGCAACAACATACGGCAGGTGGCGCTGGAGGAAGGGTTGGAGAATGCCTTCGCCTTTCCCGGCTTCGTGCCCGCCTATATCCGCCCGCTCTTCTGCAAGGGCATCGGCCCGTTCCGCTGGTGCGCGCTGTCCGGCGATCCGGAAGACATCTACAAGACCGACGCCAAGGTGAAGGAACTGGTGAACGATCCGCACCTGCACAACTGGCTCGACATGGCGCGCGAGCGGATCAGCTTCCAGGGGCTGCCTGCGCGGATCTGCTGGGTGGGGCTTGGTGTGCGCCACAAGCTGGGCCTGGCCTTCAACGAGATGGTCCGCAACGGAGAGCTGAAAGCGCCGGTGGTGATCGGGCGCGATCACCTCGACAGCGGCTCGGTCGCCTCGCCCAACCGCGAGACCGAGGCGATGAAGGACGGATCGGACGCGGTGTCCGACTGGCCGCTGCTGAACGCGCTCCTGAACACCGCCAGCGGTGCGACCTGGGTGTCGCTGCATCACGGCGGCGGCGTTGGCATGGGGTTCTCGCAGCACTCCGGCATGGTGATCTGCTGCGACGGCACCGAGGATGCCGACCGCCGCATCGCCAACGTGCTCTGGAACGACCCGGCCACGGGTGTCATGCGCCATGCCGACGCGGGCTATGACATCGCGAAGGACTGCGCGCGAGAGCACGGGTTGAACCTGCCGGGGATCCTCTGA
- a CDS encoding GntR family transcriptional regulator: protein MTVTFKDVKADLLDQIASGVMRPGGLLPNEIDLAERYGCARATVNRAMRELADEGIVERKRKAGTRVRMAPIRQARFSIPIVREEIAAQGADYRYALVDRTVQAVPDWLRGRLDLNPGQDVLHLVCMHYADGMPYQYEDRWINPEIVPHVIEADFSTTGPNEWLVAELPFSNAEISFSAVEADQDLADHLGCSAGNALFRAERTTWLQGKAVTLVRLTYRRGHRMTTQY, encoded by the coding sequence ATGACCGTGACCTTCAAGGACGTCAAGGCAGATCTTCTCGATCAGATTGCAAGCGGCGTGATGCGACCGGGCGGCCTCCTGCCGAACGAGATCGACCTGGCGGAACGCTATGGCTGCGCGCGGGCCACTGTGAACCGGGCGATGCGCGAACTCGCCGATGAAGGCATCGTCGAGCGCAAGCGCAAGGCCGGTACGCGCGTGCGCATGGCGCCGATCCGTCAGGCCCGTTTCTCGATCCCCATCGTGCGAGAGGAGATCGCGGCGCAGGGGGCGGACTATCGCTATGCGCTGGTCGATCGCACGGTACAGGCGGTGCCTGACTGGCTGCGGGGGCGGCTGGATCTGAACCCCGGTCAGGACGTGCTGCATCTTGTGTGCATGCACTATGCCGACGGCATGCCCTATCAGTACGAAGATCGCTGGATAAATCCCGAGATCGTCCCGCATGTGATAGAGGCCGATTTCTCGACCACCGGACCGAACGAATGGCTGGTCGCCGAACTCCCGTTCTCGAATGCCGAGATCAGTTTCTCGGCTGTCGAGGCGGATCAGGACCTCGCCGACCATCTGGGGTGTTCCGCCGGCAATGCGCTGTTTCGCGCCGAGCGCACGACCTGGCTTCAGGGAAAGGCCGTCACGCTGGTTCGGCTGACCTATCGGCGTGGCCACAGGATGACCACCCAATACTGA
- a CDS encoding ABC transporter permease subunit, with product MSPILKIIISRLTMDFLTLLIVSELIFSAIELLPGDIATETLGQSATPETIAAFKERFNLNDPVHLRYLYWLRDALQGDFGISLSNQRRIAELIVVRAATTFFLAGYAALIAVPLALLLGMLAALHRNSAFDRGVSGATLAAISFPEFFVAYILVLVFSVLLGWFPSLSSVDADIGLGERLYRTFLPALTLTMIVVAHMMRMTRAAIINLLALPYIEMAHLKGMRRWRVIAIHALPNAVAPIINVVALNLAYLVVGVVLLIGLTALFAPLLASFPETEVVGPQYSPWAAPYYLGTDALGRDVLSRMIYGARNTVGIALLTTALAFLLGATFGLLAATLGGCFDMIGSRVVDVLMAIRSLIFELLVLPITGTSVVALILVIAVLDSTRVYRLSRAVAQGILTMDYVEVARMRGEGLFWIIRREVLPNAAAPLIAEFGLRFCFVFLFISALSFLGLGLHRRLPTGARWCAKAPS from the coding sequence TTGTCGCCAATCCTGAAGATCATCATCTCCCGCCTGACCATGGATTTTCTCACGCTCCTGATCGTCAGCGAGCTGATCTTTTCGGCCATCGAACTGTTGCCGGGCGACATCGCCACCGAAACCCTGGGCCAATCCGCGACACCCGAAACCATCGCCGCGTTCAAGGAGCGCTTCAACCTCAACGATCCGGTCCACCTGCGATACCTCTACTGGCTGCGCGACGCCTTGCAGGGCGATTTCGGCATTTCGCTGTCGAACCAGCGCCGGATCGCGGAGCTGATCGTCGTGCGCGCCGCCACCACCTTTTTCCTTGCCGGCTATGCCGCTCTGATCGCGGTGCCTCTGGCGCTGCTCCTGGGAATGCTGGCCGCACTCCACCGAAACTCGGCCTTCGACCGGGGCGTCTCGGGCGCGACGCTGGCGGCGATCTCGTTCCCGGAGTTCTTCGTGGCCTATATCCTCGTCTTGGTGTTCTCGGTCCTGCTCGGATGGTTTCCCAGTCTTTCCAGCGTCGACGCGGACATCGGACTGGGCGAGCGGCTCTACCGGACCTTCCTGCCGGCGCTGACGCTGACGATGATCGTGGTCGCGCATATGATGCGCATGACGCGCGCGGCGATCATCAATCTGCTGGCCCTGCCCTATATCGAGATGGCGCATCTGAAAGGCATGCGGCGCTGGCGGGTGATCGCCATCCATGCGCTGCCCAACGCGGTGGCCCCGATCATCAACGTCGTGGCGCTGAATCTCGCCTACCTGGTTGTCGGCGTGGTGCTGCTCATCGGGTTGACCGCCCTTTTCGCGCCGCTGCTTGCGTCCTTCCCGGAAACCGAAGTCGTGGGGCCGCAATACAGCCCTTGGGCAGCCCCTTATTACCTTGGCACCGACGCGCTTGGGCGGGACGTGCTGTCGCGGATGATCTACGGCGCGCGCAACACGGTGGGCATCGCGCTGCTGACCACCGCGCTTGCCTTTCTGCTCGGGGCCACGTTCGGCCTTCTGGCGGCCACGCTGGGCGGCTGTTTCGACATGATCGGCAGCCGGGTGGTCGATGTGCTGATGGCGATCCGCTCGTTGATCTTCGAGCTTCTGGTGTTGCCGATCACCGGCACCTCGGTGGTCGCGCTGATCCTGGTGATCGCGGTGCTGGACAGCACGCGAGTCTACCGCCTGTCGCGCGCGGTGGCGCAAGGCATCCTGACGATGGACTACGTCGAGGTGGCGCGGATGCGCGGCGAAGGGCTGTTCTGGATCATCCGTCGTGAAGTATTGCCCAATGCCGCCGCCCCTCTGATCGCGGAATTCGGGCTGCGCTTCTGCTTTGTCTTCCTGTTCATCTCGGCACTTTCGTTTCTTGGCCTCGGGTTGCACCGCCGATTGCCGACTGGGGCACGATGGTGCGCGAAAGCGCCAAGCTGA
- a CDS encoding aminotransferase class I/II-fold pyridoxal phosphate-dependent enzyme has product MIDTSDMLLDIRGLKIEGQSGGAWQPIVKGVDLTLRRLRGKRIAYVAQSAAAAFNPAFRTVLRPGDHVVTVCPSFGLHEFGAQACGAHVTKVPFSPDWSFPLDGLARAMSAEAPRVLIVSSPSNPAGPAISAAEFGALLAATPADTLVVFDEAYLEYLDPDMRFDAMARLAAGPHPWIVLRTFSTAYGLAGVRVGYGIASAADLVAPMVKARNPFGVNALAVAAARAALRDADYLARSVALYHMGARDGRHAGRDPHLPRRGGRSALPRLNRGAPWHMAARMPEPRQEGVCHAGHS; this is encoded by the coding sequence ATGATCGACACTTCAGACATGTTGCTCGATATCCGCGGCCTGAAAATCGAGGGCCAGTCCGGCGGGGCGTGGCAGCCCATCGTCAAGGGCGTCGACCTGACCCTGCGGCGGTTGCGCGGCAAACGCATCGCCTACGTGGCGCAATCGGCGGCGGCGGCGTTCAATCCGGCCTTCCGCACGGTGCTGCGGCCCGGCGATCATGTCGTCACGGTCTGCCCGAGTTTCGGGTTGCACGAATTCGGCGCGCAGGCCTGCGGCGCGCATGTCACGAAGGTGCCTTTTTCGCCCGACTGGTCCTTCCCTCTCGACGGTCTGGCACGGGCAATGTCTGCGGAAGCCCCCCGTGTGCTGATCGTCTCCTCGCCCAGCAACCCCGCCGGTCCGGCGATCAGCGCTGCCGAGTTCGGCGCGCTGCTGGCCGCAACCCCGGCCGACACGCTGGTGGTCTTCGATGAGGCCTACCTGGAATACCTCGATCCCGACATGCGCTTCGATGCCATGGCGCGGCTCGCCGCGGGGCCGCATCCATGGATCGTGCTGCGCACCTTTTCCACGGCCTACGGGCTGGCGGGCGTGCGCGTGGGCTATGGCATCGCCTCTGCCGCGGATCTGGTGGCGCCGATGGTGAAGGCACGCAATCCGTTCGGCGTCAACGCGCTGGCGGTGGCCGCCGCCCGTGCCGCGCTGCGCGATGCCGACTACCTTGCCCGTTCGGTAGCCCTATACCACATGGGCGCGCGCGACGGTCGGCACGCCGGAAGAGACCCGCATCTTCCTCGACGCGGTGGCCGCTCTGCCCTGCCTCGCCTGAATAGAGGCGCACCCTGGCACATGGCGGCCCGAATGCCCGAGCCGCGCCAGGAGGGGGTATGCCATGCCGGGCACAGTTGA
- a CDS encoding DUF2189 domain-containing protein, translating to MLEPLPVLRKPDRPAPRFARHLPAGAALGWLRAGWRDAAAEPWSSAAYGLVLTLASYAALWALHAGGLLYLALPAMSGFLIVGPFLAIGLYEQSRHRARGETLGLAEMAGLRPASGAQLAYAGLLLGLLILFWLRAADLLYALFFGLTPFPGAADALTNVLTTPRGWTLIATGTLVGGLFAAFAFAVSVFSVPMLVSRRTDALTAMGSSVAMTLQNLRPMLAWGALVTAGLALSALTGLLGLIVVFPVLGYGTWHAYAAIGGAEA from the coding sequence ATGCTCGAACCGCTTCCCGTCCTTCGCAAGCCGGATCGCCCGGCGCCGCGTTTCGCGCGCCACCTTCCGGCGGGCGCGGCATTGGGCTGGCTGCGCGCCGGATGGCGGGATGCCGCGGCGGAGCCCTGGTCGAGCGCGGCCTACGGCCTCGTGCTGACGCTTGCATCATACGCCGCGCTCTGGGCGCTTCATGCCGGCGGGCTGCTCTATCTCGCGCTTCCCGCGATGTCCGGTTTTCTCATCGTCGGGCCGTTCCTGGCGATCGGCCTTTACGAGCAAAGCCGCCACAGGGCCCGTGGTGAAACGCTCGGGCTGGCGGAGATGGCCGGGCTTCGCCCTGCCTCGGGCGCGCAACTCGCCTATGCCGGGCTTCTGCTTGGCCTTCTTATCCTCTTCTGGCTCAGGGCGGCGGATCTTCTTTACGCGCTCTTCTTCGGCCTCACCCCTTTCCCGGGCGCCGCCGACGCGTTGACGAACGTGTTGACGACGCCCCGGGGATGGACGCTGATCGCGACAGGCACGCTGGTGGGCGGGCTGTTCGCAGCCTTCGCCTTCGCGGTCAGCGTCTTTTCCGTTCCCATGCTCGTGTCGCGGCGGACCGATGCGCTGACCGCAATGGGCTCAAGCGTCGCGATGACCCTCCAGAACCTCCGGCCGATGCTTGCCTGGGGCGCGCTCGTGACGGCGGGCCTCGCCCTGTCGGCCCTGACCGGCCTTCTCGGGTTGATCGTCGTCTTCCCGGTTCTCGGATACGGCACGTGGCACGCCTATGCGGCGATTGGCGGAGCGGAGGCATGA
- the ccoP gene encoding cytochrome-c oxidase, cbb3-type subunit III: MTEQTDPRQLPGADPHTGNRKVDPVTGYDTTGHDWGGITELNTAFPKIVIWALVLTFLYSVVAWILLPAWPIGRDYTRGLLGLDQGEEAVSGFRALSEERTDWLDRFTTPDFAALQSDPALLEHAMPAAQRLFGDNCAACHGSSGQGGPGFPVLADDYWLWSGDPEEIAVTIRDGINANDDSRIAEMPSFGWMDRPERASLADYVAALPAGAVDASGPAAALFTENCAACHGDGGEGGLGIGAPSLTDAATIYGQDAETVFQTISHGRIGVMPAWAGRLSEAEVNLLAVYVAALATAGGGGAE; the protein is encoded by the coding sequence ATGACTGAGCAGACCGACCCACGGCAGCTGCCCGGCGCCGATCCCCATACCGGCAACCGCAAGGTCGATCCGGTCACCGGCTACGACACCACCGGCCACGACTGGGGCGGGATCACCGAACTCAACACCGCCTTCCCGAAGATCGTGATCTGGGCGCTGGTGCTGACGTTCCTCTATTCGGTTGTCGCCTGGATTCTGTTGCCCGCCTGGCCGATCGGGCGCGACTACACGCGCGGCCTTCTCGGGCTCGATCAGGGCGAAGAGGCGGTCAGCGGGTTCCGGGCGCTGTCGGAAGAGCGAACGGACTGGCTCGACCGCTTCACCACGCCGGATTTTGCTGCCCTGCAATCCGATCCCGCGCTGCTGGAACATGCCATGCCCGCCGCGCAACGGCTGTTCGGGGACAACTGCGCCGCCTGCCACGGCAGTTCGGGGCAGGGCGGGCCGGGCTTTCCGGTCCTCGCCGACGATTACTGGCTCTGGAGCGGCGATCCTGAGGAGATTGCCGTGACGATCCGTGACGGCATCAATGCCAACGACGACTCGCGTATTGCCGAGATGCCGTCCTTCGGCTGGATGGACCGCCCGGAGCGCGCTTCGCTTGCGGACTACGTCGCGGCCTTGCCGGCAGGCGCGGTCGACGCGTCAGGTCCGGCGGCGGCGCTCTTCACCGAGAACTGCGCGGCCTGTCACGGCGACGGCGGCGAAGGCGGGCTGGGCATCGGCGCCCCGTCGCTGACCGACGCCGCGACCATCTACGGGCAGGATGCCGAGACGGTCTTTCAGACCATCTCGCATGGACGCATCGGGGTCATGCCGGCCTGGGCGGGGCGGCTGTCGGAGGCAGAGGTGAACCTGCTGGCAGTTTATGTGGCGGCGCTGGCAACGGCCGGCGGCGGGGGGGCGGAATGA
- a CDS encoding cbb3-type cytochrome oxidase subunit 3, with translation MSHDLLVYLAKTVGLIWLMGFFLVVVIRVYSPSRRRAYDRAARSILKHEDGHD, from the coding sequence ATGAGCCACGACCTTCTCGTCTATCTCGCCAAGACGGTCGGCCTGATCTGGCTGATGGGCTTCTTCCTCGTCGTCGTGATCCGCGTCTACAGCCCGTCGCGCCGCAGGGCCTATGACCGGGCCGCACGGTCCATTCTGAAACATGAGGACGGGCATGACTGA
- the ccoO gene encoding cytochrome-c oxidase, cbb3-type subunit II: MLKLHYNLEKISMGLVAAIIVAASIGGLVEIAPLFTIDETVEVPADLRPLTPLELAGREIYIREGCYACHSQMVRSLADEIDRYGPYSLAGESAYDHPMLWGSKRTGPDLARLGGKYSDRWHVEHLIDPRAVVSASIMPAYPWLTRPLDTGLLQDELLTLARLGVPYDAAMIATAEVDAAAQSRPDGDGADAVRARYGEKVAVRAFDGDPARLTEMDAVVAYLQSLGTLTEAPARLLAEGGQ; the protein is encoded by the coding sequence ATGCTGAAGCTGCACTACAATCTCGAAAAGATCTCGATGGGGCTGGTCGCCGCGATCATCGTCGCGGCCTCGATCGGCGGGCTGGTGGAGATCGCGCCGCTGTTCACCATCGATGAAACCGTCGAGGTGCCCGCCGACCTGCGCCCGCTGACGCCGCTGGAACTCGCCGGGCGCGAGATCTACATCCGCGAAGGGTGCTATGCCTGTCACAGCCAGATGGTGCGCAGCCTTGCCGACGAGATCGACCGCTACGGCCCCTATTCGCTTGCCGGGGAATCCGCCTACGATCACCCGATGCTCTGGGGATCGAAGCGCACCGGGCCGGACCTGGCGCGTCTGGGCGGCAAGTATTCCGATCGCTGGCATGTCGAGCATCTGATCGACCCGCGCGCCGTGGTGTCGGCGTCGATCATGCCGGCCTATCCTTGGCTGACCCGGCCGCTCGATACCGGGCTTTTGCAGGACGAACTCCTGACTTTGGCAAGGCTTGGCGTACCCTATGACGCGGCGATGATCGCGACGGCCGAAGTTGACGCCGCAGCACAGAGCCGCCCCGATGGCGACGGCGCCGATGCGGTGCGCGCACGCTACGGTGAGAAGGTCGCGGTCCGCGCCTTCGACGGCGACCCCGCGCGGCTGACCGAAATGGACGCCGTGGTGGCCTATCTGCAATCGCTCGGCACGCTGACCGAAGCGCCGGCACGCCTCCTTGCGGAGGGCGGGCAATGA
- the ccoN gene encoding cytochrome-c oxidase, cbb3-type subunit I, which produces MTGTLSIPERQAALLLAALLALLGLVMAGAARHGVMALHGAMALGLGLWLVFLLGAALYDPPPPADRMRRYYDAPTRFGIAMTLIWALIGMGIGVWVAALLYWPEATPLWPATSFGRLRPVHTTGIIFGFGGNALIATSFHVLQRTSRARLADNLSPWVVLLGYNLFCAWAVTGYLMGSTQSKEYAEAEWYADLWLVVIWVTYFTLYLRTLARRAEPHIYVANWYYLAFILVVAMLHIVNNLALPVRLSAARSFPIWSGVQDAMVQWWYGHNAVAFFLTAGFLGMLYYFLPVRSGRPIWSYRLSIVSFWGITFFYIWVGSHHLHYTALPYWAQTLGMTFSVMLLVPSWASAGNAIATLNGAWHKVRDDATLRFMFVAAVFYGLSTFEGSFLAIRPVNSLSHYTDWTVGHVHSGTLGWVAMIIFGALYTLVPQLSGRDQMASSRAVEWHFWLAVTGTLIYVVSMWNAGITQGLMWRTYDESGALRYSFLQSVQAMAPYYLLRTIGGALFLTGAVVCAWNCRVTMRAARGEAPDRPLVAQPAE; this is translated from the coding sequence ATGACCGGAACCCTGAGCATCCCCGAACGGCAGGCCGCCCTCCTGCTCGCCGCGCTTCTGGCGCTCCTCGGTCTGGTCATGGCCGGCGCGGCCCGGCACGGCGTCATGGCCCTGCACGGCGCCATGGCGCTCGGGCTCGGCCTGTGGCTCGTCTTCCTGCTCGGCGCGGCACTCTACGATCCGCCCCCGCCCGCCGACCGGATGCGCCGCTATTATGACGCGCCGACGCGGTTCGGCATCGCGATGACGCTCATCTGGGCGCTGATCGGCATGGGCATCGGCGTCTGGGTCGCGGCCCTTCTCTACTGGCCCGAGGCGACGCCGCTTTGGCCCGCGACCAGTTTCGGGCGGCTGAGGCCCGTGCACACGACCGGCATCATCTTCGGCTTCGGCGGCAATGCGCTGATCGCCACCTCGTTCCACGTGCTGCAACGCACCTCGCGCGCCCGGCTGGCGGACAACCTCAGCCCCTGGGTCGTGCTTCTCGGCTACAACCTCTTCTGTGCCTGGGCCGTCACCGGCTATCTGATGGGCTCCACCCAGTCCAAGGAATATGCCGAGGCGGAATGGTATGCCGACCTTTGGCTCGTGGTGATCTGGGTGACGTATTTCACCCTCTACCTCCGCACGCTGGCGCGCCGGGCAGAGCCGCATATCTACGTCGCGAACTGGTACTACCTTGCCTTCATCCTTGTCGTGGCGATGCTGCACATCGTCAACAACCTCGCCCTGCCGGTGCGGCTCTCGGCGGCGCGGAGCTTCCCCATCTGGTCGGGCGTTCAGGACGCGATGGTGCAGTGGTGGTACGGCCACAACGCGGTCGCCTTCTTCCTGACCGCCGGGTTCCTCGGGATGCTCTACTACTTCCTGCCGGTCCGGTCGGGGCGGCCGATCTGGTCCTATCGCCTGTCGATCGTCAGCTTCTGGGGCATCACCTTCTTCTATATCTGGGTCGGCTCGCATCACCTGCACTACACCGCGCTGCCCTATTGGGCGCAGACCCTCGGCATGACCTTCTCGGTCATGCTGCTGGTGCCGAGCTGGGCCTCGGCGGGCAACGCCATCGCCACGCTGAACGGCGCCTGGCACAAGGTGCGCGACGACGCGACGCTGCGCTTCATGTTCGTGGCGGCCGTTTTCTATGGCCTCTCGACCTTCGAGGGCTCCTTCCTCGCCATCCGCCCGGTCAACTCGCTTTCCCACTACACCGACTGGACGGTAGGCCACGTTCATTCCGGCACGCTTGGCTGGGTGGCGATGATCATCTTCGGCGCGCTCTACACGCTGGTGCCGCAGCTGTCGGGGCGCGATCAGATGGCCTCTTCGCGCGCGGTTGAATGGCACTTCTGGCTCGCGGTGACGGGAACGCTGATCTACGTCGTCTCGATGTGGAACGCCGGGATCACGCAAGGATTGATGTGGCGCACCTATGACGAGAGCGGCGCGCTCCGCTACAGCTTCCTCCAGTCGGTTCAGGCGATGGCGCCCTATTACCTTCTGCGCACCATCGGCGGGGCGCTGTTCCTGACGGGCGCGGTGGTCTGCGCCTGGAACTGCCGCGTGACGATGCGGGCGGCGAGGGGCGAGGCGCCCGACCGTCCGCTTGTCGCGCAGCCGGCGGAGTAA
- a CDS encoding RrF2 family transcriptional regulator, whose protein sequence is MRLTSFTDYGLRMLMRMASAPGTAFSTADLAAEFGLSRNHLTKIMQQLARGGIVETRRGGGGGAVLCKEPAEVRLGDVVRLLEDGQALVECFGRTGGDCAIEGCCRLKARLRHAEARFLEDLNRSTLSDIALPVREAA, encoded by the coding sequence ATGCGCCTGACATCCTTCACCGATTACGGGCTGCGCATGCTGATGCGCATGGCGAGCGCGCCGGGAACCGCCTTCTCGACCGCCGATCTGGCCGCGGAGTTCGGGCTGTCGCGCAACCATCTGACCAAGATCATGCAGCAGCTCGCGCGCGGCGGCATTGTCGAGACCCGGCGCGGCGGCGGCGGCGGGGCGGTCCTGTGCAAGGAGCCCGCCGAGGTGCGCCTTGGCGATGTCGTGCGGCTGCTCGAGGACGGCCAGGCCCTGGTCGAATGCTTCGGACGCACCGGCGGCGACTGCGCGATCGAGGGCTGTTGCCGGCTCAAGGCGCGGCTGCGCCACGCCGAGGCGCGGTTCCTGGAGGATCTCAACCGCTCGACCCTGAGCGACATCGCGCTTCCCGTCCGGGAGGCCGCGTGA
- a CDS encoding group III truncated hemoglobin: MHDAAEDRTVARSARPAMTAALMERTGLDDDILTTLVHRFYTRVRADAALGPIFEDRIADWTPHLDRMAAFWSSVALMTGRYHGAPVPAHAGLPIGWEHFDRWLALFRKTAQETCTADGAAHVIACAERIARALHMAVGNAGPRTVPPLE, translated from the coding sequence ATGCACGACGCCGCCGAAGATCGAACGGTCGCGCGATCCGCCCGCCCGGCGATGACCGCGGCGCTGATGGAGCGGACCGGCCTCGACGACGACATCCTGACCACGCTCGTCCACCGCTTCTACACGCGGGTGCGCGCCGACGCGGCGCTCGGCCCCATCTTCGAGGACCGGATCGCCGACTGGACGCCGCATCTCGACCGGATGGCGGCGTTCTGGTCGTCCGTCGCCCTGATGACCGGCCGCTACCATGGCGCGCCGGTGCCGGCCCATGCCGGTCTGCCGATCGGCTGGGAGCATTTCGACCGCTGGCTGGCGCTCTTTCGCAAGACCGCGCAGGAGACCTGCACCGCGGACGGGGCCGCCCATGTCATCGCCTGCGCGGAACGCATCGCGCGCGCGCTCCACATGGCGGTCGGAAACGCCGGGCCGCGCACTGTTCCGCCCCTGGAATGA
- a CDS encoding hemerythrin domain-containing protein, producing MAVPENAADLTRHIETHYHARHRAELPELAALAETVETVHFGDEDVPDGLSALLRRMIGELEVHMKKEELILFPAIRKAASGLDTPIAAMRDDHDDHAADIARIGQLTNGLALPPGACPIWTRLYAELGDFIQAIEEHIRLENEVLFPQFETRGDRDV from the coding sequence ATGGCCGTTCCCGAGAATGCCGCAGACCTCACCCGCCATATCGAGACGCATTACCACGCCCGCCACCGGGCCGAGCTTCCCGAACTGGCGGCGCTGGCCGAGACGGTCGAAACCGTACATTTCGGCGATGAGGATGTCCCCGACGGGCTCTCCGCCCTTCTGCGCCGGATGATCGGCGAGCTCGAAGTGCACATGAAGAAGGAGGAGCTGATCCTCTTTCCCGCGATCCGCAAGGCGGCCTCCGGGCTCGACACGCCGATCGCCGCCATGCGCGACGACCATGACGACCACGCCGCCGACATCGCGCGGATCGGGCAGTTGACCAACGGACTGGCCCTGCCGCCGGGCGCATGCCCGATCTGGACACGCCTCTACGCGGAGCTGGGCGATTTCATCCAGGCGATCGAGGAGCATATCCGGCTCGAGAACGAGGTGCTTTTTCCACAATTCGAAACCCGGGGGGACCGCGATGTCTGA